Genomic window (Thermoproteota archaeon):
TCAGTGAGATCACCCTCAGCCCCAAGGCTCGCTTGCCCGGTGTCGAGGAGGTGAGCCCCTCGAAGAGGGTGAAGTAACCGAGAAATATGAGGAGGAATATGGAGGAGAGGAGCGACAGCCCGAGGAACCCCGCTCCCTCCGTGAGGGGTTCCGCAAAGAGGACCACGGGCACGTACGCGAGTGTAACTATGGAGAGATCTATCAGATGAGCGATCACCCTAGTGGAGAGCTTAGAAGGTCTAATTCCGTATAGGATAGTCCATCACCCTCCCTTCCACGAAGTGAACCCTCAATCCCACCCTCATCAGCTAGGAAAGATAAAAATATGGGAGGAGGAGGTTATTAGCGATGGTCAACAAGGTGAAGATATCGGTCTATTACACTCCTGAGTGTCCCAAGGATCCGGTCGTTGAGGAGATAAAGAAGGCCGTTGAGGAGGCTGGATTGAAGGATTACGAGCTGGAGGAGATTCTCCTCGCCAGTGATGAGGAGGCAGCCCAGCACAGAGTTCTGGGCGTCCCCACCGTGAGGATCAACGGCGTGGATGTGGATCCCTCCTTCGAGGACAGGGGGGTGTACACGTCCACCTGTAGCAGGATATACAAGTGGGCCGGGAAGTACCACGACTACCCTCCCAAGGGGATGATAGTCGAGGCCCTCAGGAGGGTGCTCTCCACATCCGGGTAAGTTTAAAAGGCCCTCCGCACCATCATCTTCTATGAATACCTTAGAGCGAACTCTCGATCACGAAATTGTGAGCAGGCTGAACGGTTCAGAGAGGCTCTTGAGGGTCTACGACTACCTCAGAAGCAACAGGAGGATAAGGGGCCTCTTAGACATGTCCAATATAGTGCTGGTCCACAGGCTCAAGTTCAACGATCACGGGGTGACTCACGCGATGATAACCACCAGAAATTCGCTGAAGATCCTCGACATACTGGGGCCGGAGATCGTGGTCACTGAAGACTGGAGGGACTTCGAGGATTCCAAGCTTATAGTGATGGTGGCCAGCTACCTACACGACATCGGGAACTCCATACACAGGGAGGAGCATGAGTTCCTCAGCGTAATGCTAGCTAAACCTTTTGTGGAGGAGATAACCTCCATGGTCTACGAGGATGAGGAGAAGGCCGTGAAGGTTGCCAGTATGATATACGAGGCCATAATGTGCCACATGGGGAGGTTCGAGCCCACCAGCATAGAGGCTGGAGTCGTGGCCACTGCCGATGGTTGTGACATGGAACAGGAGAGGGCCAGGCTCCCGTTCAGGCTCGGAGGCCACGACATCCACAAGTACTCCGCCCTCTCAGTTCAGAAGGTGGAGATAACGAGGGGAGAGGAGAAACCCCTGAGGATAGAGGTTTACATGAAGGATCCGAGCGGTACCTTCCAGATAGAGGAGATCCTGAT
Coding sequences:
- a CDS encoding HD domain-containing protein codes for the protein MSRLNGSERLLRVYDYLRSNRRIRGLLDMSNIVLVHRLKFNDHGVTHAMITTRNSLKILDILGPEIVVTEDWRDFEDSKLIVMVASYLHDIGNSIHREEHEFLSVMLAKPFVEEITSMVYEDEEKAVKVASMIYEAIMCHMGRFEPTSIEAGVVATADGCDMEQERARLPFRLGGHDIHKYSALSVQKVEITRGEEKPLRIEVYMKDPSGTFQIEEILMKKLRGTKFERFVEIYAIIGGREVIRFI
- a CDS encoding DUF2703 domain-containing protein → MVNKVKISVYYTPECPKDPVVEEIKKAVEEAGLKDYELEEILLASDEEAAQHRVLGVPTVRINGVDVDPSFEDRGVYTSTCSRIYKWAGKYHDYPPKGMIVEALRRVLSTSG